The following coding sequences lie in one Glycine max cultivar Williams 82 chromosome 19, Glycine_max_v4.0, whole genome shotgun sequence genomic window:
- the LOC100813055 gene encoding B3 domain-containing transcription factor FUS3 yields the protein MMMDQRQREKLLHKTEACAFVAGVVPELSLVTVPGNNTNNVNNNNNVVSHSQSNGSGRIQENNHHLGLVAAVTSAFGTVQRKKRMARQRRSTKPTSLMNHLNNHKHNKPRSLPSPSASSSYVPLSSATLQPAREIDQRRLRFLFQKELKNSDVSSLRRMILPKKAAEAFLPALESKEGIVISMDDIDGLHVWSFKYRFWPNNNSRMYVLENTGDFVNTHGLRFGDSIMVYQDSENNNYVIQAKKASDQDEFMEETSDTINDIFLNDYEVNKPGCFNVTNPAVNDTGMSFIYETTFSNDSPLDFLGGSMTNFSRIGPVETFGSVENLSLDDFY from the exons ATGATGATGGATCAGCGACAGCGAGAGAAGCTGCTTCACAAAACCGAGGCCTGTGCTTTCGTGGCAGGTGTTGTTCCGGAGCTTTCCCTTGTCACCGTTCCAGGGAACAACACCAACAAcgttaacaacaacaacaacgttgTTTCTCATTCTCAATCTAACGGGTCGGGTCGGATCCAGGAAAACAACCACCACCTTGGACTCGTTGCTGCTGTCACCTCCGCCTTCGGTACCGTTCAAAGGAAGAAAAGGATGGCGAGACAAAGAAGATCCACTAAACCCACTTCGTTGATGAACCATCTCAACAACCATAAGCACAACAAGCCTCGTTCTCTTCCTTCTCCCAGTGCATCCTCCTCGTACGTGCCACTCTCCTCCGCAACTCTCCAGCCCGCACGT GAAATCGATCAAAGAAGGTTGAGATTCCTTTTCCAGAAGGAGTTAAAGAACAGTGATGTTAGCTCCCTTAGGAGAATGATATTGCCAAAG AAAGCAGCAGAGGCTTTCCTTCCAGCTCTTGAATCCAAAGAAGGAATTGTAATCAGCATGGATGATATAGATGGTCTTCATGTATGGAGTTTCAAGTACAG GTTTTGGCCTAACAACAACAGTCGGATGTATGTACTTGAAAATACTG GAGATTTTGTCAACACACATGGCCTTCGCTTTGGAGATTCCATTATGGTTTACCAAGATAGTGAAAACAACAATTAT GTTATTCAGGCCAAAAAGGCTTCTGATCAAGATGAATTTATGGAAGAAACTAGTGATACCATCAATGATATCTTCCTTAATGATTATGAGGTGAACAAACCTGGTTGCTTCAATGTAACTAATCCTGCAGTGAATGATACAGGCATGTCATTCATATATGAGACTACCTTCTCAAATGACTCCCCTCTTGATTTTTTGGGTGGATCAATGaccaatttttcaaggattggGCCAGTTGAAACCTTTGGCTCTGTTGAGAATTTGTCACTTGATGACTTCTATTAA
- the LOC100813963 gene encoding V-type proton ATPase subunit C, translating into MASRYWAVSLPVHNSASSQLWNQLQERISKHSFDTPLYRFNIPNLRVGTLDSLLSLSDDLAKSNNFVEGVTHKIRRQIEELERVSGIDSGALTVDGVPVDSYLTRFVWDEAKYPTMSPLKEIVDGIHSQVAKIEDDLKVRVSEYNNIRSQLNAINRKQTGSLAVRDLSNLVKPEDIVTSENLTTLLAIVSKYSQKDWLSSYETLTNYVVPRSSKKLYEDNEYALYTVTLFSRVADNFRTSAREKGFQIRDFEYSPETHENRKQELDKLVQDQERLRTSLLQWCYTSYGEVFSSWMHFCAVRLFAESILRYGLPPSFLACVLAPSVKSEKKVRSILEGLSDSTNSAYWKNEDEVGAGMAGLAGDADGHPYVSFTINLA; encoded by the exons ATGGCGAGCAGGTACTGGGCAGTGTCTCTTCCCGTCCACAACTCGGCATCATCTCAGCTCTGGAACCAATTGCAGGAACGAATCTCCAAGCATTCCTTCGACACACCTCTCTACAGA TTCAACATTCCCAACCTCCGCGTCGGAACCCTAGACTCTCTCCTCTCCCTCAGCGATGACCTCGCCAAG TCCAACAATTTCGTCGAAGGAGTCACGCACAAGATCAGGCGCCAGATTGAGGAGCTCGAGAGAGTTTCCGGCATCGACAGCGGCGCCCTCACCGTCGATGGTGTCCCCGTCGATTCCTACTTGACCAG GTTTGTTTGGGATGAGGCAAAGTACCCGACCATGTCGCCTTTGAAGGAGATCGTGGATGGTATTCACAGTCAAGTGGCAAAGATCGAGGATGATCTCAAG GTTCGTGTTTCTGAGTATAACAATATCCGCAGTCAGCTTAATGCTATCAACCGAAAGCAAACAGGAAG CTTAGCAGTCCGTGATCTTTCCAACTTGGTAAAACCTGAAGACATTGTAACTTCAGAAAATTTAACTACCCTCCTTGCAATTGTTTCCAAGTATTCACAGAAGGATTGGCTCTCAAGCTACGAAACATTGACAAACTATGTG GTCCCCAGGTCTTCTAAGAAGTTGTATGAGGATAATGAATATGCTCTTTATACTGTAACACTCTTCAGTCGTGTTGCGGATAATTTTAGAACTAGTGCACGCGAAAAAGGATTCCAA ATTCGTGACTTTGAATACAGTCCAGAAACACATGAGAACCGAAAGCAGGAATTAGATAAATTGGTACAAGATCAGGAAAGATTGAGGACTTCTCTGTTGCAATGGTGCTATACCAGCTATGGAGAG GTTTTCAGTTCCTGGATGCACTTTTGTGCTGTGCGTTTATTTGCTGAGAGCATTCTGAGATATGGTCTGCCTCCATCCTTCTTG GCATGCGTTTTAGCTCCTTCTGTAAAATCCGAGAAGAAAGTACGTTCTATCCTTGAAGGGTTGAGTGATAGCACAAACAG